The proteins below are encoded in one region of Fibrella aestuarina BUZ 2:
- a CDS encoding T9SS type A sorting domain-containing protein: MRNYLLWLYTIFLCSLFCPVAKAQLQWTVVSSSTAASNASGFSSVNYGDGQWITVGSSGKIMTSIDGSTWTNRNSNTKEDLTAIAHRPGQWVAVGSNGTTITSPNGIDWTVHVTDPANGFSGVDFGADRWVAVGKTNNVRVGYGIMYTSTDGINWTNQPIAQQLSYGLNRVEYINNTWYLVGGNLIATSKDGLEWTPRSLKGKPSFVTSIAYGAGLYVAGDIDGYYLTSTDGINWPELRINADMSVSNVSYGDGYWLAVGNDYTRRHLLWASTDGTHWQGVDIPSTNSINAVHYANGRWVAVGGAYSILTSLSASFVPLGVLPSSSIRLVIYPNPGAGFVDVEAETLINSITVRSVRGTLVNHYDFAQPVTKWVLRLADEPAGTYFIQVQTSGMKSRTLPYIKY, from the coding sequence ATGAGAAACTATTTACTCTGGTTATACACGATTTTTCTATGTTCACTTTTTTGCCCTGTGGCCAAAGCCCAACTACAATGGACGGTAGTCTCATCGTCTACGGCGGCATCAAATGCGAGTGGTTTCAGTTCGGTCAATTACGGCGATGGACAGTGGATCACCGTAGGCAGCAGCGGAAAAATTATGACATCAATAGACGGTTCCACTTGGACAAACCGCAACTCAAACACCAAGGAGGATTTGACCGCCATTGCTCATCGGCCGGGGCAGTGGGTTGCCGTTGGCAGCAATGGGACTACAATAACCTCACCTAATGGTATTGACTGGACTGTTCATGTAACTGACCCTGCAAACGGGTTTAGCGGAGTTGATTTTGGAGCAGATAGATGGGTCGCCGTTGGTAAGACAAATAATGTCCGTGTAGGATACGGCATAATGTACACCTCTACTGATGGAATAAATTGGACAAATCAGCCAATTGCCCAACAACTATCTTATGGCCTGAATAGAGTGGAATACATCAATAACACTTGGTATTTAGTCGGTGGCAATCTAATAGCTACCTCAAAGGATGGATTAGAGTGGACCCCTCGTTCACTAAAAGGAAAACCCAGTTTTGTTACTTCAATTGCTTACGGGGCTGGATTGTATGTAGCTGGCGATATTGATGGTTATTACCTCACTTCAACGGATGGAATTAATTGGCCGGAGCTGAGGATAAACGCAGACATGTCGGTTAGCAACGTCAGTTACGGTGATGGGTACTGGTTGGCTGTTGGTAATGATTACACGAGACGCCATTTATTGTGGGCGTCAACCGATGGTACTCATTGGCAAGGGGTTGATATACCTTCTACCAACAGTATAAACGCCGTGCATTACGCCAATGGCCGTTGGGTGGCCGTGGGTGGAGCCTACTCGATATTAACTAGCTTGTCTGCATCGTTTGTACCGTTGGGCGTTCTACCGTCTTCTTCGATTCGATTAGTCATATATCCCAATCCAGGTGCTGGTTTTGTAGATGTAGAAGCCGAAACATTAATCAACAGTATCACCGTCCGCTCTGTAAGGGGAACATTGGTAAATCACTATGATTTTGCGCAACCTGTAACTAAATGGGTATTGAGGTTAGCAGATGAACCAGCAGGTACATACTTTATTCAAGTCCAAACATCAGGTATGAAATCTAGAACACTGCCTTACATCAAGTATTAA
- a CDS encoding alpha/beta fold hydrolase → MRLIYIHGYVEDPGIFDQLAPLLPGEDVLKLNLRDEFARWNPADRGVNVSSLAAYLAGTYQIDPADVVIGHSMGGWIAVNLKAQTGCGAVQISSYTDPRKIVTVTRNIALLRWLVRIGLVQSLRFARYALSKYPFEQSRALHRQLIDAMRAQPRRYIYQQLRVLLAPPDVPPAMPDVRIHTRPDNVLRAPDEPYYETSGDHFNLVFHPDEVAAPILTYLAKRRATT, encoded by the coding sequence ATGCGACTCATTTACATTCACGGCTACGTGGAAGATCCGGGTATTTTCGATCAACTGGCGCCGTTACTGCCCGGCGAAGACGTGCTAAAACTGAATTTGCGGGACGAATTTGCCCGCTGGAACCCAGCGGATCGGGGAGTCAACGTGTCGTCATTGGCGGCTTATCTGGCCGGAACGTATCAGATTGACCCCGCCGATGTAGTGATTGGGCACTCGATGGGCGGCTGGATTGCCGTTAATCTAAAAGCACAAACGGGCTGCGGGGCAGTGCAGATTTCATCGTATACCGACCCACGCAAAATCGTGACCGTCACCCGCAACATAGCCCTATTGCGATGGCTGGTACGCATCGGGCTGGTACAAAGCCTGCGCTTTGCCCGCTATGCGCTGAGCAAATACCCATTCGAGCAGTCGCGGGCCCTGCATCGGCAACTCATTGACGCCATGCGCGCGCAACCCCGCCGCTACATTTATCAGCAGTTGCGCGTGTTGCTGGCCCCCCCCGATGTGCCACCGGCCATGCCTGATGTACGCATTCATACCCGCCCCGACAATGTCTTACGCGCCCCCGACGAGCCTTATTACGAGACATCCGGCGATCATTTTAACCTGGTGTTTCACCCTGATGAAGTAGCGGCTCCCATCCTGACGTACCTGGCAAAACGACGGGCAACAACCTGA
- the ltrA gene encoding group II intron reverse transcriptase/maturase, translated as MQEAKQMTEGPKGTTGAVSDEAESWFAIEWQQANQLVKRLQARIVKAIQAGRWGKVKALQRLLTRSFSAKALAVRRVTENQGKRTSGVDGQLWTNPPRKRQAIDELRSRGYRPQPLKRIYIPKRNGKQRPLSIPTMKDRAMQALHLMALQPVSETTADPCSFGFRPARQVADAVERCFGLLSRQDSPQWVLEADIEACFDRIDHDWLLQHIPMEKTILGQWLKAGYIEKGNWWPTTEGTPQGGIISPVLANMALDGLAKELAAHFAKSYKRPDRGFNPKVRLVRYADDFIITGISRQQLEEQVKPVVCNFLSKRGLRLSESKTRQTAITEGFDFLGFTFRKFNGKLLIKPAKKSLLAFVRSMRQLIKANKAASASELIAYLNPKIKGWAYFYRHVCSSKTFQWLDTQLFRCLWRWSIRRHPKKGKRWIRQKYFKRHGTRNWTFSGEVIKANGQPIESHLFYASDVKIRRHIRIKEDVNPFDVRWEEYFEHRLTERMKATFRGREQLSYLWREQAGRCPVCSEYITDQTGWHNHHIQPRVLGGADTSENRVLLHPDCHRKVHSLGLTVEKPRPTKAGR; from the coding sequence ATGCAGGAAGCAAAGCAGATGACGGAAGGGCCGAAAGGCACAACTGGTGCGGTTTCCGACGAGGCAGAAAGCTGGTTTGCCATTGAATGGCAACAGGCTAACCAACTCGTTAAGCGGCTTCAGGCACGTATTGTGAAGGCTATTCAGGCGGGCCGTTGGGGTAAGGTTAAGGCCTTACAACGACTGCTCACCCGCTCGTTCAGTGCCAAAGCCTTGGCGGTACGACGAGTGACGGAAAACCAAGGCAAACGCACCAGTGGTGTGGACGGCCAACTTTGGACCAATCCACCTCGTAAACGACAAGCCATCGATGAGCTGAGAAGTCGAGGGTATCGTCCTCAGCCGCTCAAACGTATTTACATTCCCAAACGCAATGGCAAACAACGACCGCTGAGTATCCCAACCATGAAAGACCGGGCGATGCAGGCCTTACATCTAATGGCCTTACAACCCGTGTCCGAAACGACGGCTGACCCTTGCTCATTCGGCTTTCGCCCTGCCCGGCAAGTAGCCGACGCGGTGGAACGCTGCTTTGGTCTGCTGAGTCGTCAGGACAGCCCCCAATGGGTACTGGAAGCCGACATTGAAGCTTGCTTTGACCGTATCGACCACGATTGGTTGCTCCAGCACATACCGATGGAGAAGACCATTCTGGGTCAGTGGCTTAAAGCGGGTTATATCGAAAAAGGCAATTGGTGGCCCACTACGGAAGGCACTCCGCAGGGTGGCATCATTTCGCCGGTACTAGCTAACATGGCCTTAGATGGTTTAGCCAAGGAATTAGCAGCTCACTTTGCCAAGAGTTACAAACGGCCTGACCGGGGCTTCAACCCCAAGGTTCGGCTGGTACGGTATGCCGATGATTTTATCATTACGGGTATCAGTCGCCAGCAACTGGAAGAACAGGTTAAGCCCGTCGTTTGTAATTTCCTGAGCAAACGGGGCTTGCGACTTTCTGAATCGAAAACCAGGCAAACGGCGATCACGGAAGGGTTTGACTTTCTGGGGTTCACCTTTCGCAAGTTTAACGGAAAGTTGCTCATCAAACCGGCCAAGAAGAGTTTACTCGCTTTTGTCCGGTCGATGCGCCAGCTAATCAAGGCCAATAAAGCCGCATCTGCCAGTGAGTTGATTGCTTACCTCAATCCTAAAATCAAGGGGTGGGCATACTTCTACCGGCATGTGTGCAGCTCGAAGACCTTTCAGTGGCTGGACACGCAACTCTTCCGTTGTTTGTGGCGGTGGTCAATTCGGCGGCACCCTAAAAAGGGAAAGCGGTGGATTAGACAGAAATATTTTAAGCGACACGGCACGCGCAACTGGACGTTTAGTGGCGAAGTCATTAAAGCGAACGGTCAGCCTATCGAGTCGCATCTGTTCTATGCCTCGGATGTTAAAATCCGTCGTCATATCCGCATTAAAGAGGATGTCAATCCTTTTGATGTACGTTGGGAAGAGTACTTTGAGCATCGGCTTACCGAACGGATGAAAGCTACGTTTCGGGGTAGGGAACAATTAAGCTATCTCTGGCGCGAACAGGCGGGGCGGTGCCCTGTTTGTTCGGAGTATATCACTGACCAGACGGGTTGGCATAATCACCATATCCAACCTCGTGTGCTGGGCGGAGCGGATACGTCAGAGAATCGAGTCCTGCTGCACCCTGACTGCCATCGCAAGGTGCATAGCCTTGGGCTTACCGTTGAGAAACCGCGTCCGACGAAGGCCGGGCGTTAG
- a CDS encoding lmo0937 family membrane protein, producing MGNLLYTVAVILVIIWLLGFLGFNSFGLGGLIHVLLVIAIIAVIFRLIQGRGV from the coding sequence ATGGGAAATTTGCTTTATACGGTAGCCGTCATCCTCGTAATAATCTGGCTATTAGGCTTTTTAGGCTTCAATAGTTTTGGACTTGGAGGCCTCATTCACGTATTGCTGGTGATTGCCATCATCGCCGTGATCTTCCGATTGATCCAAGGAAGGGGAGTCTGA
- a CDS encoding efflux RND transporter permease subunit gives MLHKLIQFSIRQKLMVVLGVLALIAWGTYALRQLPIDAIPDITNNQVQVITQAPSLAAQETEQFITFPLETTLRNVPGVTEIRSISRFGLSVITVVFEESTPTFLARQLVTEQLKAAEGTLIAGSPQLAPVTTGLGEIYQYVIRPAEGYEHTYSPTELRTVQDWLVKRQLAGVPGVVDISSLGGYLKEYEVRIDPERLRGMNTTLTEVMDALSVNNANTGGSYIEKGQEAFFIRGEGMAKSPDEIGQIVVKQAGSVPVLVRDVAEVGFGHAVRYGAMTRNGKGEVVGGIVLMLKGASSETTIAGVKERIGQIQKSMPPGLVIEPFLDRKVLIDKAIHTVAKNLLEGGLIVMSVLLLLLGNWRAGLVVASVIPLCMLFALGMMHVFGVSANLMSLGAIDFGLLVDGAVIIVESMIFSIVHTRATHSQSMDQIALDSASRLMRSALFGQLIILIVYVPILSLTGIEGKMFRPMALTVGFAIIGAMLLCVTYVPMMAATLLRKDIREEGTLADRIMKGLHRLYAPLLNGALRWRKTVLVGSVALLVGAAGLFSQLGGEFIPNLDEGDIAISLTLKPGSSLSQTIATTQRLETLLKGGFPEVIDVVSKIGTAEIPTDPMPIEGGDIIVRLKEQSAWTSASTKEELIQKMQRALSVLPGLNLEFTQPIQLRFNELMTGVKSDIAVKIYGEDLAILFAKANQAAASMKSIPGVADIKVEQISGLPQMLVTYNRPRLAQYGVSVASLNRVLKAAFAGETAGVVFEGEKRFDLVVRLDSTYRQTIDNIRELYVDLPNGNQVPLDQLAAIRYEDAPMQISRDDARRRITIGVNVRGRDVESLVGEMKARLEKDVPLPPGYSYTYGGQFENLVKAKERLAVAVPLALVMIGLLLFFTFGSMAQALLIFSAIPLSAIGGVLALWLRGMPFSISAGVGFIALFGIAVLNGIVLISYFNQLEDEGVTDVNQRVRQGTAVRFRPVVMTAAVASLGFLPMALSTSAGAEVQKPLATVVIGGLVSATLLTLVVLPVLYSLVAARIRRPRPAVAESTSPSLAETH, from the coding sequence ATGCTTCATAAACTTATTCAGTTCAGCATCCGTCAGAAGTTGATGGTGGTGCTGGGCGTGCTGGCGTTGATCGCCTGGGGTACGTATGCCCTGCGGCAACTACCGATCGACGCCATTCCCGATATTACCAACAACCAGGTTCAGGTGATTACGCAGGCTCCGTCACTGGCGGCGCAGGAAACCGAGCAGTTTATCACGTTTCCGCTCGAGACGACCCTGCGTAACGTACCTGGCGTGACCGAAATCCGATCGATTTCCCGCTTTGGCCTCTCGGTCATTACAGTGGTGTTTGAGGAATCGACACCCACGTTTCTGGCTCGTCAGCTTGTGACGGAACAACTCAAAGCCGCCGAAGGTACGCTCATTGCTGGTTCACCGCAGTTGGCGCCGGTGACGACGGGGCTGGGCGAAATTTACCAGTACGTTATCCGGCCGGCCGAAGGCTATGAGCACACGTACTCACCTACGGAGCTACGCACCGTTCAGGACTGGCTCGTGAAACGCCAATTGGCGGGCGTCCCCGGCGTAGTGGATATCAGCAGTCTGGGTGGCTATTTAAAAGAATACGAAGTGCGAATTGACCCCGAGCGGCTGCGGGGGATGAACACGACGCTGACTGAAGTGATGGATGCGCTGTCGGTCAACAACGCCAACACGGGCGGCAGCTACATCGAAAAAGGGCAGGAAGCCTTTTTCATCCGCGGCGAAGGGATGGCCAAAAGCCCCGACGAGATTGGGCAGATCGTGGTTAAGCAGGCGGGGTCTGTGCCTGTGCTGGTGCGCGACGTGGCCGAGGTTGGCTTTGGTCATGCGGTCCGCTACGGGGCCATGACGCGCAATGGCAAGGGCGAGGTGGTAGGCGGTATCGTGCTGATGCTGAAAGGAGCTTCGTCCGAAACGACTATTGCCGGGGTTAAAGAACGTATCGGTCAGATTCAGAAAAGTATGCCGCCGGGCTTAGTGATCGAGCCCTTTCTGGACCGCAAAGTGCTCATCGACAAGGCGATCCATACCGTAGCCAAGAACCTGCTCGAAGGCGGGCTGATCGTGATGAGCGTATTGCTGTTGCTGCTGGGCAACTGGCGGGCGGGGCTGGTGGTGGCCTCGGTGATTCCGCTTTGTATGCTCTTTGCGCTTGGTATGATGCACGTCTTCGGGGTATCAGCCAACCTGATGAGCCTGGGGGCGATTGATTTCGGCCTGCTGGTGGATGGGGCCGTGATTATCGTGGAAAGCATGATTTTCAGTATCGTACACACTCGCGCTACGCATAGTCAGTCGATGGACCAGATTGCGCTTGATTCAGCCAGTCGGCTTATGCGTTCGGCGCTGTTCGGGCAGCTCATCATTCTGATCGTCTACGTGCCCATTCTGTCGTTGACGGGTATCGAGGGTAAGATGTTCCGACCAATGGCGTTGACCGTCGGCTTCGCCATTATCGGTGCGATGCTGCTCTGCGTAACCTACGTACCCATGATGGCGGCTACCCTGCTGCGAAAAGATATTCGGGAAGAAGGTACGCTGGCCGACCGGATCATGAAAGGATTACACCGGCTCTATGCGCCCTTGCTCAACGGGGCGCTACGCTGGCGAAAAACGGTACTCGTCGGCTCAGTGGCACTGCTGGTGGGTGCTGCCGGGTTGTTTAGCCAACTGGGGGGCGAGTTTATTCCGAACCTGGATGAAGGCGACATCGCTATCAGCCTGACACTCAAACCGGGTTCCTCCCTGTCGCAGACTATCGCCACTACCCAACGGCTTGAAACCTTGCTGAAAGGCGGTTTCCCGGAGGTGATCGATGTAGTGTCGAAAATCGGTACCGCCGAAATTCCCACCGATCCTATGCCTATCGAAGGGGGCGATATCATCGTTCGGCTGAAAGAGCAATCCGCCTGGACCTCGGCCTCGACCAAGGAAGAACTGATTCAGAAAATGCAGCGAGCCTTGAGCGTTTTGCCGGGGCTGAATCTGGAATTTACCCAGCCCATTCAGTTGCGGTTTAACGAGCTGATGACGGGCGTAAAATCCGACATCGCGGTCAAGATTTACGGCGAAGATCTGGCTATTCTGTTTGCCAAGGCCAATCAGGCGGCGGCCAGCATGAAGTCGATTCCCGGCGTGGCCGACATCAAAGTCGAGCAGATCAGCGGGTTACCGCAGATGCTGGTTACGTATAACCGGCCCCGGCTGGCGCAATATGGCGTTTCGGTGGCCAGCCTGAACCGGGTGTTGAAAGCCGCCTTTGCCGGCGAAACGGCCGGTGTGGTCTTTGAGGGCGAAAAACGTTTTGATCTGGTGGTGCGGCTGGATAGCACCTACCGCCAAACGATCGATAACATCCGGGAGCTCTACGTCGATTTGCCCAATGGTAACCAGGTTCCGCTGGATCAGCTGGCGGCTATCCGGTACGAAGATGCGCCGATGCAAATTTCGCGCGACGACGCCCGCCGCCGTATTACCATCGGTGTCAACGTGCGGGGCCGCGATGTCGAAAGTCTGGTTGGGGAGATGAAAGCGCGGCTGGAAAAGGACGTACCCCTGCCGCCGGGTTATAGCTACACCTACGGCGGTCAGTTCGAGAATCTGGTGAAGGCGAAGGAGCGGCTGGCCGTAGCCGTGCCGTTGGCGCTCGTGATGATTGGGCTGTTGCTGTTCTTCACATTCGGCTCGATGGCACAGGCGCTGCTGATTTTTTCGGCCATTCCTCTGTCGGCCATCGGCGGCGTACTGGCCTTATGGCTGCGCGGCATGCCCTTCAGTATCTCGGCGGGGGTTGGGTTCATTGCGCTGTTTGGCATCGCGGTGCTGAATGGGATCGTGCTGATCAGTTACTTCAACCAACTGGAAGATGAAGGCGTCACCGACGTGAATCAACGGGTTCGGCAGGGAACGGCCGTTCGGTTTCGGCCCGTGGTGATGACCGCCGCTGTTGCCTCGCTAGGGTTTCTGCCGATGGCCCTGTCGACGTCGGCGGGGGCCGAGGTGCAGAAACCACTGGCCACGGTTGTCATTGGTGGGCTGGTATCAGCAACCCTTCTGACGTTGGTTGTGTTGCCCGTGCTCTACAGCCTCGTCGCCGCACGAATCAGGCGGCCCCGTCCGGCGGTCGCTGAGTCTACCTCGCCTTCACTGGCCGAAACGCATTAA
- a CDS encoding S24 family peptidase has product MTNEKEWFKPGELVRATVEHRHLIPLLLSHVHAGFPSPADNYIEKVLSLDELCIVHPEATYFYRVADDCMVDERIYEGDILIVDCAIDNSPGYLHGKVVVAWIDGEYVVRRLCIKRRWLS; this is encoded by the coding sequence ATGACCAATGAAAAAGAATGGTTTAAACCGGGCGAACTAGTGCGGGCTACCGTTGAGCATCGCCACTTAATTCCTTTGCTCCTATCCCATGTTCATGCCGGGTTCCCTTCCCCGGCAGACAACTACATCGAAAAGGTACTGAGCCTAGACGAACTCTGTATTGTTCACCCTGAAGCTACCTACTTCTACCGGGTAGCGGATGACTGCATGGTTGATGAGCGTATCTATGAGGGTGACATTCTGATTGTCGATTGTGCCATCGACAATTCACCCGGCTACCTACATGGAAAGGTCGTTGTTGCGTGGATTGATGGTGAGTACGTGGTCAGGCGGTTGTGCATAAAGAGGCGCTGGTTGTCTTGA
- a CDS encoding TVP38/TMEM64 family protein codes for MANRLQKALTGPALLGLLLSVLPVLTSSWITYYAVNHEAQIALFTTSDWALITLVCSLGCAFALMLPTPLALVFGYFIGWQATLPLFIINMSAILLVNLVVRWFDHDRIRTLIEQNPKAALIMSRIRKEELKFIFFAKLSPALPFSLTNMVFSLSGAQLRNILLGGFLGMVPRTLLAIWTGAQAHHIRTLMDNPNQGTSTQIAVGVLLLVSVAGLISVLSHALKPKD; via the coding sequence ATGGCGAATCGCCTGCAAAAGGCTCTGACGGGCCCGGCGTTGCTCGGCCTTTTATTGTCTGTTCTGCCTGTCCTGACAAGTTCCTGGATTACGTATTACGCGGTCAATCACGAAGCGCAGATTGCCTTATTTACGACCTCAGACTGGGCCCTGATCACGCTGGTGTGTAGTTTGGGCTGTGCGTTTGCCCTGATGCTGCCGACGCCGCTGGCGCTTGTTTTTGGCTACTTTATCGGCTGGCAGGCAACGCTCCCTCTGTTCATCATCAATATGTCGGCCATCCTGCTGGTCAATCTGGTAGTACGCTGGTTTGACCACGACCGCATCCGTACGCTAATTGAACAGAACCCGAAAGCGGCTCTGATCATGAGCCGTATCCGGAAGGAGGAGCTGAAGTTTATTTTCTTCGCCAAACTGTCGCCTGCGCTCCCATTTTCGCTTACCAACATGGTGTTTTCGCTCTCGGGCGCGCAACTGCGCAACATTCTGCTGGGCGGCTTTTTGGGGATGGTGCCCCGTACGCTACTGGCTATCTGGACGGGTGCTCAGGCGCACCACATCCGCACGCTTATGGACAATCCGAACCAGGGAACGAGCACGCAGATTGCGGTGGGCGTCTTGCTGCTGGTGTCTGTTGCCGGGCTGATCTCGGTGCTGAGCCATGCGCTGAAGCCCAAAGACTGA
- a CDS encoding metallophosphoesterase family protein encodes MNRRNLLKTSGVGLASLALPQVTPTGGVASLVSNRAPNRQLRIAHLTDVHMQSVVGAAKGFARCLHHVQNLPEPPDLLMNGGDAIMEAHGRGRSSVERQWRLYNEVLAANNSLSTLSCVGNHDIWCREESTQALADGKQWAMDNLQLPTPYYSLDRNGWHLIVLDSVQANTNGSWYTAHLDEAQFDWLKKDLTNVPATTPVLVFSHVPILAACVFFDGKRYEGQTWNVPGRWMHTDARQLVDLFHQHPNVKACLSGHIHLTDRVDYNGVSYYCNGAVSGAWWFGNYQHTQAGYALVDLYEDGSVQNQYVTY; translated from the coding sequence ATGAATCGCCGGAACCTGCTGAAAACTAGCGGTGTGGGCCTTGCCTCGCTCGCGCTTCCCCAAGTAACGCCGACAGGAGGCGTTGCCTCACTCGTTTCTAATCGGGCCCCCAACCGTCAGTTGCGCATTGCCCATCTGACCGACGTGCACATGCAGTCGGTTGTGGGAGCAGCCAAAGGGTTTGCTCGTTGCCTCCACCATGTTCAGAACCTGCCCGAGCCACCCGATTTGCTGATGAACGGCGGCGATGCGATTATGGAAGCCCACGGGCGCGGCCGGAGCAGTGTTGAGCGTCAGTGGCGCCTTTATAACGAGGTACTCGCCGCAAATAACAGCCTCAGCACGTTGAGTTGCGTGGGCAATCACGACATCTGGTGCCGTGAAGAATCGACGCAGGCACTCGCCGATGGGAAACAGTGGGCGATGGATAACCTGCAGCTTCCTACGCCCTATTATAGCCTCGATCGGAACGGCTGGCACCTCATTGTGCTCGATAGCGTGCAGGCCAATACGAACGGTAGCTGGTACACCGCTCACCTCGACGAAGCCCAATTTGACTGGCTGAAAAAAGACCTGACCAACGTACCTGCCACAACGCCCGTACTGGTTTTCTCGCACGTACCTATCCTGGCCGCCTGCGTTTTCTTCGACGGGAAACGCTACGAAGGACAGACCTGGAACGTACCCGGCCGATGGATGCACACCGACGCCCGCCAGTTGGTCGACCTGTTTCATCAACACCCAAATGTGAAAGCGTGCCTTAGCGGCCATATTCACCTCACCGATCGGGTCGACTACAACGGCGTCAGCTACTACTGCAACGGGGCCGTGAGCGGGGCGTGGTGGTTTGGCAACTACCAGCATACGCAGGCTGGCTACGCCCTTGTCGACCTTTACGAGGACGGCTCCGTTCAGAACCAGTACGTAACGTATTAA
- a CDS encoding RHS repeat domain-containing protein, with translation MTKHLAFALFFLTCTLGCKHNPTDVDPKGDETAKRCRLRVFTSTNVDYQGKTLTTYSMNYDAQGRLTGAKRVVTDPNSATLSTYSDNYEYDANGYVVKRTYAGSYDYKLYGQPGITTIKLAGNWILTYDSAGRVSEISQVEDSDYIASSTTSASRTGKLTYTYDAAGKLKTFTQVFTSIPNDKSKPAQTERKETTFTNGIATKFTQVPLGGTVAEEPYELNAQGLAVARKADGKVLTRYTYDSRGNLLRSENVADLTLNSVTIYEYDDKPKSTLPSEGALNPFLGGLIFGGAKGHPTFVPVGATDASQNNIAKVTFGYLNPGGQLTQNTTWTYTHAYNAKGFLTSTTMKHSASPDYIKQDNYEYADCQ, from the coding sequence ATGACAAAACATCTAGCCTTCGCTTTATTCTTTTTAACGTGTACCCTTGGCTGTAAGCATAATCCGACTGACGTTGATCCAAAAGGCGATGAAACCGCTAAGAGATGCCGGTTGCGTGTATTCACCTCTACTAACGTAGATTATCAAGGCAAAACGCTGACGACATATTCGATGAATTATGACGCACAGGGAAGGTTGACAGGTGCCAAACGGGTTGTAACCGACCCTAATTCGGCAACACTTTCCACTTACTCTGACAATTATGAGTATGATGCCAATGGATACGTCGTTAAACGAACGTATGCTGGCTCGTATGATTACAAGTTGTATGGGCAGCCTGGGATAACCACCATCAAGTTGGCTGGCAACTGGATATTAACCTATGATTCAGCAGGACGTGTCAGCGAAATCAGTCAAGTAGAAGACAGTGATTACATTGCGTCTAGTACAACCAGTGCTTCTAGAACAGGTAAGCTAACTTACACGTATGATGCCGCCGGTAAATTGAAGACCTTCACCCAGGTATTTACGTCTATTCCAAATGACAAATCTAAGCCTGCTCAGACGGAACGGAAGGAAACCACTTTTACCAATGGCATCGCCACTAAATTCACTCAAGTACCATTAGGAGGTACTGTAGCAGAAGAGCCGTACGAGCTAAATGCGCAAGGGTTAGCCGTAGCTCGAAAAGCTGATGGAAAGGTACTTACCCGCTATACGTACGATTCGCGTGGTAATCTGCTCAGGAGTGAGAACGTAGCTGACCTCACGTTAAACTCTGTAACCATTTATGAGTACGATGATAAACCCAAATCTACCTTGCCCTCTGAAGGAGCGCTTAATCCATTCTTAGGCGGGCTGATTTTTGGAGGCGCTAAAGGGCATCCAACTTTCGTACCGGTTGGTGCAACCGATGCTTCGCAGAACAATATAGCCAAAGTGACATTCGGGTATCTCAATCCTGGCGGTCAACTTACGCAGAATACTACTTGGACATATACACATGCTTACAACGCGAAAGGTTTTCTAACAAGTACAACCATGAAGCATTCGGCATCACCAGATTATATTAAACAGGACAACTATGAATATGCAGATTGTCAGTGA